One stretch of Accipiter gentilis chromosome 20, bAccGen1.1, whole genome shotgun sequence DNA includes these proteins:
- the LOC126048759 gene encoding serpin B4-like — protein MCSLSAANAKFCLDFFRELSKRKRNENIFFSPLSLSAAFGMVVLGARGNTLEQIEKVFHFSEVLSSTSQGNRYPSEKCEEAGGVHSQFQTLLTAVSEPRPGCSLTIANRLFGEITYPFFQQYLDSTKKFYRAELEPVNFKYTEEEAREKINFWVENETKGKIKDLFSAGFIDPSTVLVLVNAIYFKGKWAVEFKKEDTKETYFQLNKNERRTVQMMFQEGYFNMAIIEELKMKVIELPYFNNELSMFILLPEVVCEDFTGLEQLECTLTYEKLAGWTSSARMQKLRVKVYLPQFKMEESYVLNKTLQEMGVMNVFDWGKADLSGISTKDGLVVSKAIQKSFVEVNEEGTEAVGAMGLVAVPLCRPISYEFKADHPFLFFIRHNPTNTILFFGRYSSP, from the exons ATGTGCTCTCTCAGCGCAGCCAATGCCAAGTTCTGTCTTGACTTTTTCAGAGAgctgagcaaaagaaaaagaaatgaaaacatcttcTTCTCCCCACTAAGTCTCTCAGCTGCCTTTGGGATGGTTGTCCTCGGAGCCAGGGGCAACACACTCGAACAGATTGAGAAG gtatttcatttcagtgaagttttGAGCAGTACAAGCCAGGGAAACAGATACCCTTCTGAGAAG TGCGAAGAGGCTGGAGGAGTCCATTCCCAGTTCCAGACTCTGTTGACTGCAGTCAGTGAACCCAGACCAGGCTGCTCTCTCACCATTGCCAACAGGCTTTTTGGAGAAATTACTTATCCCTTCTTCCAG CAATACTTGGACTCCACAAAGAAATTCTATCGAGCAGAACTGGAAccagttaattttaaatacactgaAGAAGAAGCCAGAGAGAAGATTAACTTCTGGGTGGAAAATGAGacaaaag gtaaaatcAAAGACCTATTTTCTGCTGGGTTTATTGATCCCTCTACTGTGCTGGTCCTGGTCAATGctatatattttaaaggaaagtggGCAGTAGAATTTAAGAAAGAAGACACTAAGGAAACATATTTCCAACTGAACAAG AATGAGAGAAGGACAGTGCAGATGATGTTTCAAGAAGGTTATTTTAACATGGCCATCATAGAGGAACTGAAAATGAAAGTGATAGAGCTCCCATACTTTAATAATGAACTGAGCATGTTCATTCTTCTTCCTGAAGTTGTCTGTGAGGACTTTACTGGCCTAGAACAG CTTGAATGCACCCTCACGTATGAAAAGCTAGCAGGATGGACCAGCTCGGCTAGAATGCAAAAGCTGAGAGTGAAGGTGTACCTGCCTCAGTTCAAGATGGAGGAAAGTTATGTTCTCAACAAAACTCTCCAGGAGATGGGAGTGATGAATGTTTTTGACTGGGGAAAAGCTGATTTGTCAGGAATCTCTACGAAAGACGGTTTGGTTGTGTCCAAGGCCATTCAGAAGTCATTTGTGGAAGTCAATGAAGAGGGCACGGAAGCAGTTGGTGCCATGGGGCTTGTTGCAGTACCTCTGTGTCGCCCAATTTCTTATGAGTTCAAAGCTGACCATCCATTCCTCTTCTTCATCAGACACAACCCAACCAACACTATTCTCTTCTTTGGAAGATATTCCTCCCCTTAA
- the LOC126048760 gene encoding ovalbumin-related protein X-like isoform X2: protein MGSISAANAEFSFDVFKDLKVHHANDNIFYSPLSIIAALAMVYLGARGNTEYQMEKVLHFDKIAGLGGTIQTKCGKSMNIHILFKELLSDITAPKANYSLHIANRLYAEKTRPILPIYLKCVKKLYRAGLEMVNFKTASDQARQLINSWVENQTNGQIQDFLEPGSVDLDTVLVLVNAIYFKGIWKTAFKEDDTQEFPFRMTKQESRPVQMMCQNSTFKVATVAAEKMKILELPYASGELSMLVLLPDDVSGLEQLESRISFEKLTEWTSPNVMEKKRVKVYLPRMKIEQKYNLTSVLMALGMTDLFSPLANLSGISSAESLKISEAIHEAYMEVNEEGTEMAGSAGVVGDIKHSSEFEEFRADHPFLFLIKHNPTNSILFFGRYCSP from the exons ATGGGCTCCATCAGTGCAGCaaatgcagaattttcttttgatGTATTCAAAGACCTGAAAGTCCACCATGCCAATGACAACATCTTCTATTCACCCCTGAGCATCATTGCAGCCTTGGCCATGGTTTATCTGGGAGCAAGAGGTAACACCGAGTATCAGATGGAGAAG GTTCTTCACTTTGACAAAATTGCAGGACTTGGAGGAACTATTCAGACCAAG TGTGGCAAGTCTATGAATATCCACATACTGTTTAAAGAACTTCTTTCTGATATCACTGCACCAAAAGCCAATTATTCACTCCATATTGCCAACAGACTCTATGCTGAAAAGACACGTCCAATCCTACCG ATCTACTTAAAATGTGTGAAGAAACTGTACAGAGCAGGTCTGGAAATGGTCAACTTCAAAACAGCATCAGATCAAGCCAGACAGCTCATTAATTCCTGGGTGGAAAATCAGACAAATG GACAGATCCAAGATTTCCTTGAACCAGGCTCTGTTGATCTTGATACTGTGCTGGTCCTTGTTAATGCCATTTACTTCAAAGGGATATGGAAGACAGCGTTTAAAGAAGACGACACTCAGGAATTTCCCTTCAGAATGACGAAG CAAGAAAGCAGACCTGTGCAAATGATGTGTCAGAACAGTACTTTCAAAGTGGCAACGGTGGctgcagagaaaatgaagatcCTGGAGCTTCCGTACGCCAGCGGAGAGCTGAGCATGTTGGTGCTGTTGCCTGATGATGTCTCTGGCCTGGAGCAG CTTGAGAGCAGAATCAGCTTTGAAAAACTTACGGAGTGGACCAGTCCCAACGTGATGGAAAAGAAGAGAGTGAAAGTGTACCTCCCGCGCATGAAGATTGAGCAAAAATATAACCTTACATCTGTCTTAATGGCCTTGGGTATGACTGACCTGTTCAGCCCTTTGGCCAATCTGTCTGGCATCTCTTCAGCAGAGAGCCTGAAGATATCTGAGGCCATCCATGAGGCATACATGGAAGTCAATGAGGAGGGCACCGAGATGGCTGGCTCCGCGGGTGTGGTGGGAGACATCAAACATTCCTCTGAGTTTGAAGAGTTTAGGGCTGACCACCCATTCCTTTTCTTGATCAAACACAATCCAACCAACAGCATCCTCTTCTTTGGTAGATATTGTTCcccctaa
- the LOC126048760 gene encoding ovalbumin-related protein X-like isoform X1: MGSISAANAEFSFDVFKDLKVHHANDNIFYSPLSIIAALAMVYLGARGNTEYQMEKVLHFDKIAGLGGTIQTKVQKSKCGKSMNIHILFKELLSDITAPKANYSLHIANRLYAEKTRPILPIYLKCVKKLYRAGLEMVNFKTASDQARQLINSWVENQTNGQIQDFLEPGSVDLDTVLVLVNAIYFKGIWKTAFKEDDTQEFPFRMTKQESRPVQMMCQNSTFKVATVAAEKMKILELPYASGELSMLVLLPDDVSGLEQLESRISFEKLTEWTSPNVMEKKRVKVYLPRMKIEQKYNLTSVLMALGMTDLFSPLANLSGISSAESLKISEAIHEAYMEVNEEGTEMAGSAGVVGDIKHSSEFEEFRADHPFLFLIKHNPTNSILFFGRYCSP, translated from the exons ATGGGCTCCATCAGTGCAGCaaatgcagaattttcttttgatGTATTCAAAGACCTGAAAGTCCACCATGCCAATGACAACATCTTCTATTCACCCCTGAGCATCATTGCAGCCTTGGCCATGGTTTATCTGGGAGCAAGAGGTAACACCGAGTATCAGATGGAGAAG GTTCTTCACTTTGACAAAATTGCAGGACTTGGAGGAACTATTCAGACCAAGGTACAGAAATCTAag TGTGGCAAGTCTATGAATATCCACATACTGTTTAAAGAACTTCTTTCTGATATCACTGCACCAAAAGCCAATTATTCACTCCATATTGCCAACAGACTCTATGCTGAAAAGACACGTCCAATCCTACCG ATCTACTTAAAATGTGTGAAGAAACTGTACAGAGCAGGTCTGGAAATGGTCAACTTCAAAACAGCATCAGATCAAGCCAGACAGCTCATTAATTCCTGGGTGGAAAATCAGACAAATG GACAGATCCAAGATTTCCTTGAACCAGGCTCTGTTGATCTTGATACTGTGCTGGTCCTTGTTAATGCCATTTACTTCAAAGGGATATGGAAGACAGCGTTTAAAGAAGACGACACTCAGGAATTTCCCTTCAGAATGACGAAG CAAGAAAGCAGACCTGTGCAAATGATGTGTCAGAACAGTACTTTCAAAGTGGCAACGGTGGctgcagagaaaatgaagatcCTGGAGCTTCCGTACGCCAGCGGAGAGCTGAGCATGTTGGTGCTGTTGCCTGATGATGTCTCTGGCCTGGAGCAG CTTGAGAGCAGAATCAGCTTTGAAAAACTTACGGAGTGGACCAGTCCCAACGTGATGGAAAAGAAGAGAGTGAAAGTGTACCTCCCGCGCATGAAGATTGAGCAAAAATATAACCTTACATCTGTCTTAATGGCCTTGGGTATGACTGACCTGTTCAGCCCTTTGGCCAATCTGTCTGGCATCTCTTCAGCAGAGAGCCTGAAGATATCTGAGGCCATCCATGAGGCATACATGGAAGTCAATGAGGAGGGCACCGAGATGGCTGGCTCCGCGGGTGTGGTGGGAGACATCAAACATTCCTCTGAGTTTGAAGAGTTTAGGGCTGACCACCCATTCCTTTTCTTGATCAAACACAATCCAACCAACAGCATCCTCTTCTTTGGTAGATATTGTTCcccctaa